The Calditrichota bacterium genome includes the window GGAGCGGCGGAGGAAAGGGCTCATGCGGTCACTGGGGGACCTCAAAGAGGCCATCATGCACGGTGCCGTCCGGCGGGTCCGCCCGAAGATGATGACGGTCACGACCACCTTCATCGGACTCTTGCCGATCATGTGGGCCCAAAGCCACGAGACTGGCGCGGACGTGATGAAACGGATTGCGGCTCCCATGGTAGGGGGAATCTTCACAAGCTTCGTGATGGAGCTCCTGGTGTACCCAGCGGTATTTCTGCTGTGGAAATGGGCCAAGGAGGTGAGGAGGTGAAGGGAGGTCAGAAACAGTTGGCCCCTGGTGAGGTGCACTCTCATACGGCGACGGTCCGGTGGTCTGAGAGCGTAACGAGCGCCTGACTAGTGGCCTCGCCGAGGGTGAGGGGATACGGCCCACGCGGCCATCTGCATTCCCGTGGCTGGTCTACGTTCGTCGGCGTGGAGGAAGATGCTGGCAACAGCACTGGCGCTCACCGGTGCTCTCTTGGGACGGGCTGGGCTGCCGCGCAAAGAGAGTCAGAGAACCGAGAGGTTCTTCGCGGCACCACGTGAGGAAGCCGGGACCCTAAGAAGGTCCACGCGGCGGCTCAGCGGGCAGACATCGAAAACGTCGCAAAGGAGGGCCAACGAATGCACACTCGCGTCGGTGAGGCTTCGTGGCAAACCGCCCTGGCGCTTGGCATCACAATCCTGTCCCTCGCTCTCTCGACATGCTCTCGTCATGCAAAGCCGCCAGACGCCCCCGTGACCATGATCATTACCAATGCCCGTGTCTGGACAGGCTGCGAGACCAAACCCTGGGCCGAAGCCGTTGCCGTAGCCAACGATCGCATTGCCGCAGTGGGCTCGTCCGCGGAGGTGAGTCGCCTTGCCAGCGCCAGCACGCGAGTAATCGACGCCCAGGGGAAGATGGTGGTCCCCGGCTTCATCGACTGCCATGTACACTTTCTCGAGGGTGGCTTTCGCCTCTCCTCGGTGCAGCTGCGCGATGCTTCCACACCCGCAGAGTTCATCAAACGCATCAAGGAATATGCTGAGCAGGTAGGCCCTGGCGTCTGGATCACCGGCGGCGACTGGGACCACGCCCTCTGGGGAGGCGAGCTCCCCACGCACCAGTGGGTCGACTCCGTGTCCACGCGCAATCCGGTGTGGGTAAGCCGCCTTGACGGGCACATGGCCTTGGCCAACTCCCTGGCCATGCAGGCTGCAGGCGTCTCCGCAAAGACCCCCGACGTGGAAGGGGGCACGATCGTCCGTGACGCGCAAGGCAATCCCACCGGGATTTTCAAGGACAATGCCATGGCGCTCATTGACCGGGTGGTGCCAGAGCCGGATCAAAGCCAAAAGGAGCGGGCGCTGCAGGCAGCCATGAACTACGTCGCCAGCCAGGGCGTGACCAGCGTGCACCACATGGGCACCTGGGATGACTTGGCCCTGTTCAGGCGTGCTCACGCCGCAGGCAAGCTCCTCACCCGTATTTACGCGGCGGTGCCACTTGCCACCGCGGAGCTTCTCGCCAACGAGGTGCGCGCCCACGGTCGCGGCGATGAGTGGCTGCGCATCGGCATGGTCAAAGGTTTTGTGGATGGCTCACTCGGCTCCCACACGGCTGCCTTCTTCGAGCCCTTCACCGATGCTCCGGGGGACTCTGGTCTGCTGGTGAACACGCCAGAAGACCTTCTCCGCTGGGTCAGCCAGGCAGACTCCGCGGGCCTGCAGGTGGCCATACACGCCATCGGCGACCGCGCCAATGCCTTGCTGCTGGACATCTATGCCCGGGTGGCTGCCCAGAACGGCCAGCGCGACCGGCGATTCCGCATTGAGCACGCCCAACACCTGCGCCCTGCCGATATTCTGCGCTTTGCGCAGTTGGGGGTCATCGCCAGCATGCAACCGTACCACGCCATCGACGACGGACGGTGGGCGGAAAAGGTCATTGGCTCCGAGCGCATCAAGACCACCTACGCCTTCCGCTCGCTCATAGACAGCGGCGCCCACGTGGTGTTTGGCAGCGACTGGTACGTGGCGCCACCTTCCCCCTTGTTGGGCATCTACGCAGCGGTGACCAGGCGGACCATCGATGGCATGAATCCGGAAGGTTGGGTACCGGAGCAGAAGATCACGGTGGAAGAAGCGTTGCGCGCCTACACGGCGAAAGCCGCATACGCCTCATTCGAAGAGAGAGAAAAGGGCACGCTGGAACCTGGCAAACTGGCTGACTTTGCCGTTCTGGACCGCGACATCACGCGCATCCCGCCTGAGGAAATTGCGGAGGCACAGGTGGTGATGACAGTCGTCGGTGGGAAGATTGTCTTCACGCGGGAATAGAGGCACTGGCTTTCCGGCGAGGACAGCCCCACCAGAGGACTCAAATCTTAAACGGCACCGGCGTGAAAGAAATCGCGAAAATCACCAGCATGGCGTAGCCCAACGCCTTGCGCTTGCCGTCTAAGGGAAGCCACGGGTCAAGAGGCACAGGGTGGCGAAAGCCAAACACCACCAGTAACACGATGAGCAACGCCCAGCCAGGGTAGAAGACCAGGGTCACGATGCCAAACACGATGAGAATGAAGAGGTAAGCCCGCTGCGCCTTCTGCCCAAACAGAGCGTACAGCACATGGCCACCATCAAGCTGGCCAATGGGCAGGAGGTTGAGGGAGGTGACGAACAGCCCGGCCCAGCCGGCGAACGCCATGGGCCCGAGCATGATGTCCATGTCCGGCGTGAGCCCCGGCACAGCGAGCTTGGCGATCAGCTTGAAGAGGAGTGACTCCCCAAGGTAGAGCACCGTCGGTCCGGCGGCCGCCTTCGCCACGATCTGCGAACTCTGCAAGCCGAAGAAGATAACGGGCACGGCAATGCTCAATCCAGCTAACGGCCCAGCCACGGCCACGTCGAAGAGGGCCCTCCGGTCAGGCATGCGCGCATCCATGCGAAT containing:
- a CDS encoding amidohydrolase, translated to MHTRVGEASWQTALALGITILSLALSTCSRHAKPPDAPVTMIITNARVWTGCETKPWAEAVAVANDRIAAVGSSAEVSRLASASTRVIDAQGKMVVPGFIDCHVHFLEGGFRLSSVQLRDASTPAEFIKRIKEYAEQVGPGVWITGGDWDHALWGGELPTHQWVDSVSTRNPVWVSRLDGHMALANSLAMQAAGVSAKTPDVEGGTIVRDAQGNPTGIFKDNAMALIDRVVPEPDQSQKERALQAAMNYVASQGVTSVHHMGTWDDLALFRRAHAAGKLLTRIYAAVPLATAELLANEVRAHGRGDEWLRIGMVKGFVDGSLGSHTAAFFEPFTDAPGDSGLLVNTPEDLLRWVSQADSAGLQVAIHAIGDRANALLLDIYARVAAQNGQRDRRFRIEHAQHLRPADILRFAQLGVIASMQPYHAIDDGRWAEKVIGSERIKTTYAFRSLIDSGAHVVFGSDWYVAPPSPLLGIYAAVTRRTIDGMNPEGWVPEQKITVEEALRAYTAKAAYASFEEREKGTLEPGKLADFAVLDRDITRIPPEEIAEAQVVMTVVGGKIVFTRE
- a CDS encoding site-2 protease family protein codes for the protein MRFPELPDGLPEYYPPASPAFRPSRRARLFYRLTPHRPLINLLLFVATVASTFLVGGAVYCLSIMSILLAHEMGHYLMCRRHGVGATLPYFIPFPFPMLNPFGTLGAVIRMDARMPDRRALFDVAVAGPLAGLSIAVPVIFFGLQSSQIVAKAAAGPTVLYLGESLLFKLIAKLAVPGLTPDMDIMLGPMAFAGWAGLFVTSLNLLPIGQLDGGHVLYALFGQKAQRAYLFILIVFGIVTLVFYPGWALLIVLLVVFGFRHPVPLDPWLPLDGKRKALGYAMLVIFAISFTPVPFKI